Below is a window of Sulfitobacter sp. SK012 DNA.
AATCTGACCTTTGCAATTCAATGGCTCGCGCCCCGCCTGCCCGAATTTCAGCGCACCCATCCCGAAGTGCAGCTCGATATATCAACGGAGCTGTGGGAGCCGCGGGATATGGTCGAAGGGGCTGACATCGAAATCCGCTATTCTCTGCGCCCCGCTGATACAATCCACGCCGAGTTGCTGCACCGCGATCACTACTACCCGGTCTGCAAGCCGGGCTATCAGGTCTGCCTTGAGACACTCCAACAACAGCCACTCTATGACTGTTCAAGCATGATGGGGAACTGGGCGGTTTGGGCCGAAGAACAGAGCCTAACATGGGACAATCCAGCCATAACATATGTGACGACCTATTCCGTCCCATTGGCCGTCGCTGCGGCAGGTGGCGGACTTGCCTTGGCCCATGACGCCACCGCCGGGGCGTTAATCGAACAAGGACGGTTGATTGCGCCGTTTGCGCACCGCGCGCCCATGCAAGAGTGCTACTATCTCTTACAGGCACCCCAAGCACAAAACCCTGCCAGCGCGCAGACCTTTACGAAATGGTTGAAAACTGAACTGGCCACGTTTCAAAGCGGTCGGCTGGGCACCCAAGCATAACCATTTTCACACAGGATATAGCACTCGCGTAGGCCGTGCGGCTTGTCACTCGGTGCCTGCAAAATCATGCCCCCCGCGGCCTCTGCCCGCTCTGCAACCACGTCTGGATCGCTTTCATAGAGCCTCAATTCAATGCCTGCGCCCCGGGGCGGCTGCTCGGGCAGAAGGCCCAGCAGCGGATTAGAATGATAAGTGCCGTCGCTATGGATTTGAAACAGTTGATCACCATAGATCATGATCGCAAAATCCGCGCTGACCCGGTGCGCCTTCATTTCAAATACAGTCTCTAAAAAGGCGACTTGGCGCTGCACATCGCGCACCAGAATATTCACCCCCAGCCCCTTCAGGCCTGCGCCGAAATCCTCGGCTGATATCGTCTCATAATCCATGACTTTACGTCCCCCCGCTTGAACCTCCCTTCACCCTGTGGCACCTTGGGACATGACGCAAGAATCTTTCCCAACATGGCCCGAAGTAGCCGCCGATCTGGTCAATGTCGCTGCGGGCCGCGCCCCTGCAGACACGATCATAACCGGTGGCATTTGGGTCAATGTTCATACCCGCGAAGCTCTCCCGGATCATGACATCGCAATTACACGCGGCCGCATCGCTTTTGTTGGACCAGATGCCAGCCATTGCCGTGGCTCTGAGACTCAGATCATTGAGGCCAATGGCCGCTACATGATCCCGGGCCTGTGCGATGGCCACATGCATGTCGAAAGCGGCATGCTGACGCCAGCTGAATTCGCCCGTGCTGTGATCCCGCATGGCACTACATCGATGTTCACCGACCCGCATGAGATCGCCAATGTGCTTGGTTTGCGTGGTGTACGCATGATGCATGACGAAGCGCTTTTGCAGCCCATCAACATGTTCACTCAGATGCCCTCCTGCGCGCCCTCCGCGCCGGGAATGGAAACAACCGGGTTTGAAATCAGCGCCGAAGATGTGGCCGAAGCAATGGCATGGCCGGGTATTATTGGCCTGGGCGAGATGATGAACTTTCCCGGCGTGATCAATGCCGACCCTCAAATGCTTGCCGAAATGGCCGCGACCCAGAACGCGGGCAAAACCGTGGGTGGGCATTATGCGTCACCCGATTTGGGTCCAGCTTTTGCGGCCTATGTCGCTGGCGGTGCTGCGGATGACCATGAGGGCACCTGTGAAGCAGACGCCATTGCCCGAATGCGGCAAGGGATGCGGGCAATGATCCGCCTTGGGTCTGCTTGGTATGATGTTGAAACCCAGATCACCGCGATCACCGAGCGCGGTCTGGATCCGCGCAACATGATCTTGTGCACTGATGATTGCCACGCCGCGACCTTGGTGAATGACGGCCATATGAACCGCGTGGTGAAACACGCCATTGAATGCGGGTGCGACCCTCTTGTGGCGCTCCAGATGGCCACGATAAATACCGCTACTCATTTTGGGTTGGAGCGTGAAATAGGCTCGCTTACCCCCGGGCGCCGCGCAGACGTAATTCTGACGCCAGACCTCAAAACTCTCAAGATAGAGACTGTTTTTGCGCGCGGTAAGATCGTTGCTCAAGACGGTGTCTGTCTTGTGGAATGCCCGCACTATGATTGGCCTGATGACGCACGAAATACGGTGCGCATGGGCAAGACACTAGTCGCATCAGATTTCGACATACCCGCACCCAAAGGGGCCAACGCCGTAACGGCCAATGTCATCGGTGTGGTGGAAAACCAAGCACCGACCAAAGCTCTCCAATTTGAGCTGCCTGTAACAGATGGCCGCGTTCAGGCCACCGGTGAAGTCTGCCAGATCGCACTTGTAGAGCGCCACCGTGCCACCGGCGGCGTCGTTAACGCATTCGTCTCGGGATTTGGCTATTTGGGCCCAATGGCGATGGCTTCAACCGTGGCCCATGACAGTCACCATATGATTGTCGTTGGCACCGACGCGGATAACATGGCGATGGCTGCAAACCGACTGCGCGAAGTCGGGGGCGGCATCACTGTCTTCCGCGATGGCGTCGAGTTGGCGTTGATTGAGTTGCCCATTGCCGGCTTGATGTCTGATAGCCCTGCCTCGCAAATCGCCGCTGGAACGGAAAAAATGATGCAAGCCATGCGGGACTGTGGGTGCACGCTGAATAATGCCTACATGCAACATTCCTTGCTGGCGTTGGTTGTGATCCCGGAACTGCGGATCTCGGACCTTGGTCTTGTGGATGTGCGTACCTTTGAATTTACCGATGTTATTGTGTCGTGAAATTGATATTCACTCCACCCCGAAACGACGACGAAAGGACCCGTATCAAGGGTCAGAAATGCGGTCTCCCGACATGAATTTGGAAGACACGAAAATGACGAAAGAAGAACCAAAAAGGTTCAGTTAGAAAAATAGACGGGCGTCCTTCGCCCCAAGAAAAAATGAGAGCAATATTATGAGTACTTCAATAATCCTGACGCCCGATGCGCCAACTGCCAAATCCTTTACAGACGCCACAGCCGCTGTAGACCGCCTGACGGAACTTTATGCTGAAGCCACCACATTCCTAAGCGACGGGTTTGCGTCGGCCATGCAGAACACCCCAACAGGCAACCGCATTCGTGCATTTTATCCCGAGGTCAGGTTCACGACATCAAGCTATGCGCAGGTGGATTCGCGACTGGCATTCGGCCATGTCTCTTCACCCGGCACCTTTGCCGCGACGATCACCCGGCCGGATTTGTTTCGGAATTATCTGATCCAGCAGATTAAGCTGTTGATCGACAACCATGGCCAGCCCGTTGTGATTGGCCAATCTGCCACACCGATTCCGATCCACTTTGCGATGTCCTCGGATAAAACGGTTGAGATCCCTCAGGACGGCGCAGCTGACTTCACCTTGCGCGATGTCTTTGATGTTCCAGATCTGAGCACCACTAACGATGATATCGTGAATGGTACCTACAACGCACCTGATGATGTGCGCCCTCTTGCGCCCTTCACCGCGCAGCGCGTGGATTATTCGCTGGCGCGTCTGGCACATTACACCGCCACCGATCCTGAACATTTTCAGTGCCACGTCCTGTTTACCAACTACCAGTTCTACGTGACTGAGTTTGAGGATTATGCCCGCTCGGTCTTGCGTGACCCTGACAGCGGCTACACGTCGTTTGTCAGCACCGGCAATGTTGAGATTACCGATGGCGATGCGATGCTGCCTCTTTCCGCCAAGACACCTCAAATGCCAACGTACCACCTCAAGCGCGAGGACGGTTCCGGCATCACGTTGGTCAACATCGGCGTGGGTCCCTCAAACGCCAAAACCGCGACGGATCACATCGCCGTATTGCGCCCCCATGCGTGGCTGATGGTCGGGCATTGTGCAGGGCTGCGAAACACACAGGCTTTGGGCGATTTTGTCCTCGCTCACGCCTACCTGCGCGAAGATCACGTGCTTGATGATGACCTACCTGTTTGGATACCAATTCCCGCCTTGGCTGAGATCCAGATCGCGTTGGAGCAGTCCGTAGCACAGGTGACCGAACTTGAGGGTTATGAGCTCAAGCGTATCATGCGTACTGGCACCGTCGCGACCATCGACAACCGCAACTGGGAGTTGCGCGACCAATCCGGTCCGGTCCAGCGCCTTAGCCAATCTCGGGCTGTTGCGCTTGATATGGAAAGCGCGACAATTGCCGCTAATGGATACCGCTTTCGTGTTCCTTACGGTACGCTGTTATGTGTCTCCGACAAGCCCCTGCACGGCGAATTGAAGCTGCCTGGCATGGCCTCAGACTTCTATAAAACCCAAGTTGCACGGCATTTGATGATCGGAATCCGTGCCATGGAACGGTTGCGGGATATGCCCTTGGAGCGCATTCACAGTCGGAAATTGCGGTCATTTGACGAAACTGCCTTCCTCTGAAGGTAAAAAACAGCAAAAAACAGCACTTTTTACCGAAAATTCACCCACTATTCGTTGTGTTATCCCACAACATACCGTTACATTCTGTCCGTGAGGCCCCACATTCGGGCGGACGAAGGAGAATAAAAGATGGCAACCAAACCAATGACAAAAACCCAACTCGTCGCCGCATTGGCAGATGACATGGGCACAGACAAAAAAGCAGCCGGCGCCGCACTTGAAGCGGTTTGCGGCTTGATCACGCGTGAAGTATCTGGCGGCGGTGCCGTTACACTTCCAGGCGTTGGCAAAATCTACTGCCGCGAGCGTCCTGAGCGTATGGTGCGCAACCCTGCCACCGGCGAACAGTTCAAGAAAGAAGCGGACAAGGTTGTGAAAATGACCATCGCCAAAGCGCTCAAAGACAGCGTGAACGGCTAAGTTCTCTGGTCCAGAGACAGCTTAAAGGGGTCGCTTCATGCGGCCCTTTTTTGTGCCTTCTGTCAGGGTAAATACCAACCAACCCTGCGTTCAATTGCGCGCCCGATAGCCACCCAACGATCTATCATTTGAAGTGCTGCGCGTCCTTATCGCCAACCGATCTGGTGCACTTATGAAGCGCGGCTCAAATGGACAGGCCGCGACACCAAATTTTCGCGATCCAACACTCCCCGAGATGCGGTCAATTGGGGATCAACCCTAGGGCGTGATCCACACGCCATTGCCCTCCCCCCCTATTTACGAAACTGTCTAATTTGTAGTTTTCTCAAAAGGACGCGTTCCGTGGACATTCGCGCAATCTTGGTGGGCCTAGCCTTTGCGCTAATGTGGTCCTCGGCCTTCACTTCGGCCCGCATCATTGTTGCGGACGCATCACCGTTGTTTGCCCTGTCGCTCCGGTATCTGATCTCGGGTTTGATTGGCGTGGCGATTGCGCTGTTCTTGGGCCAAAGCTGGCGCCTGACTCGCGCCCAATGGCGCGCCACGATCATCTTTGGCGTACTTCAAAATGCCGTTTACCTAGGCCTCAACTTCGTCGCGATGCAAACCATCGAAGCGTCGCTCGCTGCCATCATCGCCTCGACCATGCCACTCGCGGTCGGACTTGCCGCATGGCTCTTGCTGGGCGAACGTTTGCGTCCGCTTGGCATGGTGGGGCTTGTCGCAGGGATTGGCGGCGTGGCGCTGATCATGGGCAGCAGGCT
It encodes the following:
- the ade gene encoding adenine deaminase — its product is MTQESFPTWPEVAADLVNVAAGRAPADTIITGGIWVNVHTREALPDHDIAITRGRIAFVGPDASHCRGSETQIIEANGRYMIPGLCDGHMHVESGMLTPAEFARAVIPHGTTSMFTDPHEIANVLGLRGVRMMHDEALLQPINMFTQMPSCAPSAPGMETTGFEISAEDVAEAMAWPGIIGLGEMMNFPGVINADPQMLAEMAATQNAGKTVGGHYASPDLGPAFAAYVAGGAADDHEGTCEADAIARMRQGMRAMIRLGSAWYDVETQITAITERGLDPRNMILCTDDCHAATLVNDGHMNRVVKHAIECGCDPLVALQMATINTATHFGLEREIGSLTPGRRADVILTPDLKTLKIETVFARGKIVAQDGVCLVECPHYDWPDDARNTVRMGKTLVASDFDIPAPKGANAVTANVIGVVENQAPTKALQFELPVTDGRVQATGEVCQIALVERHRATGGVVNAFVSGFGYLGPMAMASTVAHDSHHMIVVGTDADNMAMAANRLREVGGGITVFRDGVELALIELPIAGLMSDSPASQIAAGTEKMMQAMRDCGCTLNNAYMQHSLLALVVIPELRISDLGLVDVRTFEFTDVIVS
- a CDS encoding LysR family transcriptional regulator, whose protein sequence is MPRTGLPPLNWLRAFEAAAIQLSFTGAARDLNMTQSAVSQQIKALEGHLGRPLFHRHPRALELTQTGMSYLPVVRDAFRTLSQGTRAITRLRDDVLRVQCNLTFAIQWLAPRLPEFQRTHPEVQLDISTELWEPRDMVEGADIEIRYSLRPADTIHAELLHRDHYYPVCKPGYQVCLETLQQQPLYDCSSMMGNWAVWAEEQSLTWDNPAITYVTTYSVPLAVAAAGGGLALAHDATAGALIEQGRLIAPFAHRAPMQECYYLLQAPQAQNPASAQTFTKWLKTELATFQSGRLGTQA
- a CDS encoding VOC family protein, translating into MDYETISAEDFGAGLKGLGVNILVRDVQRQVAFLETVFEMKAHRVSADFAIMIYGDQLFQIHSDGTYHSNPLLGLLPEQPPRGAGIELRLYESDPDVVAERAEAAGGMILQAPSDKPHGLRECYILCENGYAWVPSRPL
- a CDS encoding AMP nucleosidase yields the protein MSTSIILTPDAPTAKSFTDATAAVDRLTELYAEATTFLSDGFASAMQNTPTGNRIRAFYPEVRFTTSSYAQVDSRLAFGHVSSPGTFAATITRPDLFRNYLIQQIKLLIDNHGQPVVIGQSATPIPIHFAMSSDKTVEIPQDGAADFTLRDVFDVPDLSTTNDDIVNGTYNAPDDVRPLAPFTAQRVDYSLARLAHYTATDPEHFQCHVLFTNYQFYVTEFEDYARSVLRDPDSGYTSFVSTGNVEITDGDAMLPLSAKTPQMPTYHLKREDGSGITLVNIGVGPSNAKTATDHIAVLRPHAWLMVGHCAGLRNTQALGDFVLAHAYLREDHVLDDDLPVWIPIPALAEIQIALEQSVAQVTELEGYELKRIMRTGTVATIDNRNWELRDQSGPVQRLSQSRAVALDMESATIAANGYRFRVPYGTLLCVSDKPLHGELKLPGMASDFYKTQVARHLMIGIRAMERLRDMPLERIHSRKLRSFDETAFL
- a CDS encoding HU family DNA-binding protein; amino-acid sequence: MATKPMTKTQLVAALADDMGTDKKAAGAALEAVCGLITREVSGGGAVTLPGVGKIYCRERPERMVRNPATGEQFKKEADKVVKMTIAKALKDSVNG